In Amycolatopsis sp. EV170708-02-1, the following are encoded in one genomic region:
- the dapA gene encoding 4-hydroxy-tetrahydrodipicolinate synthase, translating to MTETLFGSNLVAMVTPMEPGGALSEPGLTGLVDHLLTTGCDGIVVGGTTGESPTLTDAEAARLVHTVANLAGNQARVIAGVGTYDTTACIRRAKEAEAADADALLLVCPYYSKPTQAGIVAHCQAVADATDLPVMLYDVPARTGTAMEAATLIELARHPRIRAVKDAKGDLFEAMAVMDRAPLAYYCGIDELNLPYLAAGATGLVSVVGNAFADRNAELIAAVRGGDLDTARSLNAALLPLAEAVMRTSQGAIMAKAALAELGVIQHAAVRLPLLESPPEHLRRLRDALAPLGTGALVRTS from the coding sequence ATGACCGAAACCCTCTTCGGCTCCAACCTCGTCGCCATGGTCACCCCGATGGAACCCGGCGGCGCGCTCAGCGAACCCGGCCTCACCGGCCTGGTCGACCACCTGCTGACCACCGGCTGTGACGGCATCGTCGTCGGCGGAACCACCGGGGAGTCACCCACCCTGACCGACGCCGAAGCCGCGCGGCTCGTCCACACCGTGGCGAACCTCGCCGGGAACCAGGCGCGCGTGATCGCCGGAGTCGGCACCTACGACACCACCGCCTGCATCCGACGCGCGAAGGAAGCCGAGGCAGCCGACGCCGACGCGCTCCTGCTCGTCTGCCCCTACTACTCCAAGCCGACACAGGCCGGCATCGTGGCGCACTGCCAGGCGGTCGCCGACGCCACCGACCTGCCCGTGATGCTCTACGACGTCCCGGCCCGTACCGGGACGGCCATGGAAGCGGCCACCCTGATCGAACTCGCCCGCCACCCGCGGATCCGGGCCGTGAAGGACGCCAAGGGCGACCTGTTCGAAGCGATGGCCGTCATGGACCGCGCACCGCTGGCCTATTACTGCGGTATCGACGAGCTCAATCTGCCTTATCTCGCCGCGGGCGCCACCGGCCTGGTCAGCGTCGTCGGCAACGCCTTCGCCGACCGCAACGCCGAACTCATCGCCGCCGTGCGCGGGGGAGACCTCGACACCGCGCGATCGCTCAACGCCGCGCTGCTTCCCCTGGCGGAGGCCGTCATGCGCACCTCGCAGGGAGCGATCATGGCCAAAGCCGCACTCGCCGAGCTCGGCGTCATCCAGCACGCGGCTGTCCGGCTCCCGCTCCTCGAATCGCCACCCGAGCACCTACGGCGCCTGCGCGACGCGTTGGCGCCTCTCGGCACCGGCGCTCTCGTGAGGACCTCGTGA